A part of Prolixibacteraceae bacterium genomic DNA contains:
- a CDS encoding AAA family ATPase, whose translation MRIAYIEVQNFRKLKSCRIELSEKETILVGANNSGKTSAMDVLMLFLKKTKRTCFSPTDITLSNWIQVNEIEKNWLSQPLNEDALSIKKWESIVPSIDIWLDVTEDEVHYVSNLIPTLSWNGGKLGVRMRFEPKDIESLFNEFKSTIDKSQHIVSSEKNKKHKVELWPKSLKDFLEKKFHNHFGVKSYILNPELLKEPNEGKAIPQELPDEAIPLEKEPFEGLFKIDVINAQRGFSDANTTDSPTNSSVSSLTNQLRSYYDKHLNPTENPNPEDIEALAAIDEARRQFDTKLKKSFGPAISELEELGYPGFSDPEIIISSKVKPTDGLDHESAVQFNVFKTENNEDIPSYLPEKYNGLGYQNLVSMVFKLIRFRDEWLKKGKAKSNDTKTDDVVEPLHLVLIEEPEAHLHAQVQQVFIKKAYSVLRKHAELGDNTKLSTQMIVSTHSSHIAHEIDFTSLRYFKRLPASKEVKVPCATIVNLSTTFGSEDKTSKFATRYLKTTHSDIFFADAVILVEGSVENMLLPHFIKHKFSKLHCRYITVLEIGGSHAKQLQPLINDLGIITLVVTDIDSIKESSNEKVLPYKGKNYRTGNSTLKEWLPREQNFDKLIDLKVEDKTSENNLVRVAYQFPFKIEYKGNPDTLITPYTFEDALVFSNIKLFEKLISPSGLIKKMVEALKKEDVIEACTDMFEALKTGKKAEMALELLYLEDPKKLETPLYIKEGLDWLNEKLSQGSTSTKGGVE comes from the coding sequence ATGAGAATAGCATACATTGAAGTTCAAAATTTCAGAAAACTAAAGTCTTGTAGAATAGAACTTAGCGAAAAAGAAACCATCTTGGTTGGTGCTAATAATAGTGGAAAAACATCAGCGATGGATGTTTTAATGCTATTTCTCAAAAAAACTAAACGAACATGTTTTTCTCCTACGGATATAACTTTATCAAATTGGATACAGGTAAACGAGATTGAAAAAAACTGGCTGTCACAACCTTTAAATGAAGATGCACTATCAATTAAAAAATGGGAATCTATTGTACCCTCAATTGATATTTGGTTAGATGTAACTGAGGATGAAGTTCACTATGTAAGTAATTTAATACCTACTCTTAGCTGGAATGGAGGGAAACTTGGGGTTAGAATGAGATTTGAACCCAAGGATATTGAATCCTTATTTAATGAGTTCAAATCAACAATTGATAAGTCCCAACACATAGTTTCTAGTGAGAAAAATAAAAAGCATAAGGTTGAACTTTGGCCTAAATCCTTAAAAGACTTTCTTGAAAAGAAATTTCATAACCACTTTGGTGTAAAATCTTATATTTTAAATCCAGAACTGCTTAAAGAACCAAATGAAGGCAAAGCAATACCTCAGGAACTTCCTGACGAAGCTATTCCCCTTGAAAAAGAACCTTTTGAAGGGTTATTTAAGATTGATGTTATTAATGCTCAAAGAGGATTCTCTGATGCAAATACTACAGATAGTCCAACCAATAGCTCTGTTTCTTCACTAACTAATCAGTTAAGAAGTTACTATGATAAACATTTAAACCCTACGGAAAATCCAAATCCTGAAGACATTGAAGCTTTAGCAGCAATAGATGAAGCAAGAAGACAATTTGACACAAAACTTAAAAAAAGCTTTGGTCCAGCTATTTCCGAACTTGAAGAATTGGGGTATCCAGGATTTAGTGACCCTGAAATAATTATTTCAAGCAAAGTTAAACCTACCGATGGTTTAGACCACGAAAGTGCGGTTCAATTTAATGTATTTAAAACTGAAAACAACGAAGATATTCCTTCATATTTACCTGAGAAATACAATGGTTTGGGTTATCAGAATCTTGTTTCGATGGTATTTAAGCTAATTCGTTTTAGAGATGAGTGGTTAAAAAAAGGGAAGGCAAAATCAAATGATACTAAAACTGATGATGTAGTTGAGCCATTGCACTTGGTTTTAATCGAAGAACCAGAAGCACACCTACATGCTCAAGTTCAACAAGTTTTCATTAAGAAAGCATATAGTGTTCTACGAAAACATGCAGAATTAGGTGATAATACAAAGCTCTCAACCCAAATGATAGTTAGTACACACTCTAGCCATATCGCACACGAAATTGATTTTACAAGTTTGCGCTATTTCAAAAGGCTTCCAGCATCAAAAGAGGTAAAAGTTCCATGTGCAACGATTGTTAACCTATCCACCACATTTGGTTCAGAAGATAAAACCTCAAAATTTGCAACTCGCTATTTAAAAACAACGCATAGCGACATATTCTTTGCAGATGCAGTAATATTAGTTGAAGGTTCAGTTGAGAATATGCTCTTACCGCATTTTATTAAGCATAAATTTTCTAAGCTACATTGTAGATATATTACCGTTTTAGAAATTGGAGGAAGTCACGCAAAGCAATTACAACCTTTAATAAATGACCTTGGTATAATTACCCTAGTTGTTACTGATATTGATTCAATTAAAGAAAGCTCTAACGAGAAAGTATTACCATACAAGGGTAAAAACTACAGAACTGGAAATAGCACTCTTAAAGAGTGGTTGCCCAGAGAACAAAACTTTGATAAACTTATTGATTTAAAGGTGGAAGATAAAACCTCAGAAAATAATCTTGTTCGAGTTGCTTATCAATTTCCCTTTAAAATAGAATATAAAGGAAATCCAGACACTTTAATAACACCTTATACTTTTGAGGATGCTTTAGTTTTCTCAAATATTAAATTGTTTGAGAAACTAATTTCACCATCAGGATTAATAAAGAAGATGGTTGAAGCTTTAAAGAAGGAGGATGTAATTGAAGCTTGTACTGATATGTTTGAAGCTTTAAAAACTGGTAAAAAAGCTGAAATGGCTTTAGAACTACTGTACTTAGAAGACCCAAAGAAGCTAGAAACTCCTTTATATATCAAAGAAGGACTAGATTGGTTAAATGAAAAACTAAGTCAAGGTTCTACTTCAACGAAAGGAGGTGTAGAATGA
- a CDS encoding XRE family transcriptional regulator: MIEPDKARCSNEYTWQEIKGIKSRTRGLLRQITADLEVDTALMNKLERGDRRAQREHIKQLASVLKVQENDLVILWLADKIKDVIRNEPLGQEALKLAEREIIQK, encoded by the coding sequence TTGATTGAACCGGACAAGGCCAGATGCAGTAATGAATATACTTGGCAAGAGATTAAGGGAATTAAGAGTAGAACGAGGGGATTGTTAAGGCAAATTACAGCCGACTTAGAGGTTGATACTGCTTTAATGAACAAGCTTGAAAGAGGTGATCGGAGAGCGCAACGTGAACACATCAAACAATTAGCATCAGTACTAAAAGTTCAAGAAAATGATCTGGTTATTTTATGGTTGGCGGATAAAATAAAGGATGTGATCCGTAATGAACCTCTCGGGCAGGAAGCATTAAAACTAGCAGAACGTGAAATTATCCAAAAATAA
- a CDS encoding histidine kinase: MKTIILGVLLSLFGFISLGQELSDKLYHQLFDEIASRNPPKNISQKLDSLMGIETMSTFDSARVYNLKGVYHDLIQESDLAVASLQKAIVLFEGSYKWKTKVQLNLSTAYTSSHQFTKATTMLMEVAKSAKENDDLNLHTKVKEYFANLYFNQGDIKRALNELEQVALSYEELKDTITLSRLYNNLAVLYKKNEAYSKAIEYNVKSLNLSKAMKDSHAVSQSYNNIGLNYERLFYKTDSVPYMQQSIAFFKEAIKIKRQFPEAWNTALYNLIRVYRLIGEYDKANQYSLELSESKRGAYKEVEQMLRDKMLFALNRGHSIEAFHCLFKLDSIQKIIRDLQTHDFEQMLKNQSDLFESKRSEKEKALALTEEHNLRLIVENKHNRLQIIFLSILVIILMGLFGFVFYHKSIIHKNEQEKKDLKLTILRSQMNPHFIFNVLTAIQNSLLDDDPLKTAGYIARFSNLVRKNFDFTDKESIPLNDDIDALVNYIETQKIRFGSKFDYQIEIDQSIIKDEVYIPPMLMQPLVENAIEHGLKKCKHKGQLEVKVQQKGRQLFFCVTDNGVGYAPKPTDGKKHALDVLRARLHLLGYGDEKTFVIQRKGVDGGTEVKFSLTLKKDV; this comes from the coding sequence ATGAAAACGATTATACTAGGTGTTCTATTAAGTCTCTTTGGATTTATCTCCTTAGGACAGGAGTTGTCAGATAAGTTATATCATCAGCTATTTGATGAGATTGCATCAAGAAATCCACCAAAGAATATTTCTCAGAAGCTTGATAGTTTAATGGGTATAGAAACTATGTCAACTTTTGATTCTGCAAGAGTGTATAACCTCAAAGGGGTATACCATGATTTAATACAAGAGAGCGATTTAGCAGTAGCCTCACTACAGAAGGCAATAGTTCTTTTTGAGGGGAGCTATAAGTGGAAAACGAAAGTACAATTGAATTTGTCAACCGCCTATACTAGTAGCCATCAGTTTACCAAAGCGACAACAATGTTGATGGAAGTGGCAAAGAGTGCTAAGGAGAATGATGATCTCAATTTACATACCAAAGTGAAGGAGTATTTTGCTAACCTCTATTTTAACCAGGGCGATATAAAGAGAGCGTTGAATGAACTAGAACAGGTCGCTTTGTCGTATGAAGAACTAAAAGATACTATAACCCTATCGAGGCTCTACAATAATTTGGCTGTCCTCTATAAGAAGAACGAAGCCTATTCGAAAGCTATTGAGTACAATGTGAAATCATTGAACTTAAGCAAAGCGATGAAAGATAGTCACGCTGTTTCTCAGTCATATAATAATATCGGATTGAACTATGAACGACTGTTTTATAAAACAGATAGTGTTCCTTATATGCAGCAATCCATTGCATTCTTTAAGGAGGCCATCAAAATTAAGAGGCAATTCCCTGAGGCATGGAATACAGCTCTATACAATCTAATTCGAGTATATCGGCTTATAGGAGAATATGATAAAGCCAACCAATACTCTTTAGAACTTAGTGAAAGTAAAAGAGGAGCATACAAAGAGGTGGAGCAGATGCTTCGTGATAAGATGCTCTTTGCTCTAAATAGAGGTCATTCGATAGAGGCTTTCCATTGTCTGTTTAAATTGGATTCAATTCAGAAGATCATTCGTGACCTACAGACACATGATTTTGAGCAGATGTTAAAAAATCAGAGTGATCTATTTGAATCGAAGAGGAGTGAGAAGGAGAAAGCCTTGGCATTAACCGAAGAGCATAACCTTCGGTTGATAGTTGAGAATAAGCATAATCGTTTACAAATAATCTTTCTCTCGATACTCGTAATTATATTAATGGGACTATTTGGATTCGTTTTCTATCATAAAAGTATCATTCATAAGAATGAGCAAGAGAAGAAAGATTTAAAGCTTACCATATTACGTTCACAGATGAATCCCCATTTCATCTTTAATGTACTTACGGCGATACAGAATAGTTTGTTGGATGATGATCCTTTAAAGACAGCAGGATATATTGCACGTTTTTCTAATCTCGTGCGTAAGAATTTTGACTTCACAGATAAAGAGAGTATCCCTTTGAATGATGATATAGACGCACTTGTTAACTATATCGAGACACAGAAGATACGTTTTGGTAGCAAGTTTGATTATCAAATCGAAATAGATCAATCAATCATAAAGGATGAAGTATATATACCTCCGATGTTAATGCAACCGCTAGTGGAGAATGCTATTGAACATGGGTTAAAGAAGTGCAAGCACAAGGGACAACTAGAAGTGAAGGTTCAACAGAAAGGTCGACAACTCTTCTTCTGTGTAACAGATAACGGGGTGGGGTATGCCCCAAAGCCTACAGATGGGAAGAAACATGCACTAGATGTGTTACGAGCACGATTACATCTTTTAGGGTATGGAGATGAAAAGACCTTTGTGATTCAACGAAAAGGAGTAGATGGTGGTACCGAAGTGAAATTTTCATTAACACTTAAGAAAGATGTATAA
- a CDS encoding LytTR family DNA-binding domain-containing protein: MYKGIIVEDEFNAQQALSKMLRLLFPNLEILGIFSSFEQSQQFLLNTSVDLMFLDIELEDGMSIDKLKEIDHSKYQIIFTTGYNQYAIDAIKLNALDYLLKPIEPMELQGAVKKALAKIDKEKATHDTLLAANKVLEKERKELVVKTIDNTYYLNINDIVMFQSEGAYTQITTLDNTILASKHLKHYEQMVLSYGFIRTHQSFVVNKKYIQSLQKTQITLVNDLIANISVRKYAEVKAQIENG, from the coding sequence ATGTATAAAGGAATTATAGTTGAAGATGAATTCAATGCCCAACAGGCATTGTCTAAAATGTTACGCCTACTGTTTCCAAATCTTGAGATATTAGGGATCTTTTCTTCTTTTGAGCAGAGCCAACAGTTCCTTCTGAACACATCAGTAGATTTGATGTTTCTAGATATTGAATTGGAGGATGGGATGAGTATTGATAAGCTCAAAGAGATAGATCATAGTAAGTATCAGATTATTTTTACTACAGGATATAACCAATATGCTATTGATGCGATCAAACTCAATGCCTTAGACTACCTATTAAAGCCAATCGAGCCAATGGAGTTGCAGGGAGCAGTTAAAAAAGCATTAGCTAAAATAGATAAAGAGAAGGCGACACATGACACGCTATTGGCTGCCAACAAGGTGTTGGAGAAAGAGAGAAAAGAGCTGGTGGTAAAAACAATTGATAACACCTACTATCTCAATATAAATGATATTGTGATGTTTCAATCAGAAGGTGCTTATACCCAAATAACGACATTAGATAACACTATTCTTGCCTCAAAACATCTAAAGCATTATGAGCAGATGGTACTTTCTTATGGCTTTATTCGAACACACCAATCTTTTGTTGTCAATAAGAAATATATACAAAGCCTTCAGAAAACACAAATTACTTTAGTAAATGACCTGATTGCAAATATCTCTGTTCGTAAATATGCTGAGGTGAAAGCACAAATTGAGAATGGATGA